In Amycolatopsis jiangsuensis, the following proteins share a genomic window:
- a CDS encoding aminodeoxychorismate lyase yields the protein MRVLAFLDGSLADSGAAHLRVDDLGLLRGDGVFETILVADKKPRELRPHLDRLARSAAMLDLPAPDLAGFERAARAVIDGWQGGREIALKLVYTRGVDGDPAGTPTAFALGVEVDAKVLRAREDGVSVVTLERGFGPDVAEHAPWLLLGSKSISYAVNMAALREAARRGAQDVIFTATDGSVLEGPTSTVILAKDRTLYTPPSTIGILPGTTQYALFRGAEKAGWNVKVEPLAATDLARGDGVFLASSVRLVTRVHTLDGVALPDSTAVHQELAAIYESEYSG from the coding sequence ATGCGCGTGCTTGCCTTCCTCGACGGATCCCTTGCCGACTCCGGAGCCGCCCACCTGCGGGTGGACGACCTCGGTCTGCTGCGTGGAGACGGGGTGTTCGAGACCATCCTCGTGGCGGACAAGAAGCCGCGGGAACTGCGCCCGCACCTCGACCGGCTCGCCCGTTCCGCGGCGATGCTGGACCTGCCGGCGCCCGACCTGGCCGGCTTCGAACGCGCTGCCCGTGCGGTGATCGACGGATGGCAGGGCGGCAGGGAAATCGCGCTGAAGCTCGTGTACACGCGAGGGGTCGACGGCGATCCGGCGGGCACGCCGACGGCGTTCGCGCTGGGCGTGGAAGTTGACGCGAAGGTGTTGCGGGCACGCGAGGACGGCGTGTCCGTGGTGACGCTGGAGCGTGGCTTCGGCCCGGACGTCGCCGAGCACGCGCCATGGTTGCTGCTGGGCTCGAAGTCGATCTCCTACGCGGTGAACATGGCCGCGTTGCGAGAAGCGGCGCGGCGCGGTGCGCAGGACGTTATTTTCACGGCCACGGACGGATCCGTGCTGGAAGGCCCGACGTCCACCGTGATACTGGCCAAGGACCGCACGCTCTACACGCCGCCGTCCACCATCGGCATCCTGCCCGGCACCACGCAGTACGCGCTGTTCCGCGGTGCGGAGAAGGCGGGCTGGAACGTGAAGGTGGAACCGCTCGCGGCCACCGACCTGGCCCGTGGCGACGGGGTATTCCTGGCCTCTTCGGTCCGGCTGGTCACCCGCGTGCACACGCTCGACGGCGTGGCGCTGCCCGATTCGACCGCCGTGCACCAGGAGTTGGCCGCGATCTACGAGTCCGAGTACTCGGGCTGA
- a CDS encoding 5-oxoprolinase subunit C family protein codes for MRALEIVATGPLALVQDLGRPGYAHLGVPPSGALDAAALRLANRLAGNSEDAAGVETVLGGLEVRATESCTAAVTGPSVPVTVDGREVGSHVPVPLRAGQRLTIGTPSTGLRCYLAVSGGLAVEPVLGSRSRDVLSGLGPVPLEPGMTVPLGSATGLPAGADVVPPASAPAELVVPVLLGPRDDWLADAAAGLGCWWTVTAEVNRVGLRLDGPPLRRARTGELPSEGIVTGAIQVPPDGQPIVFLADHPTTGGYPVAATVRRKSLDALAQVRPGTLLRFQPSFRVWNG; via the coding sequence ATGCGGGCGCTGGAGATCGTTGCGACCGGTCCGCTCGCGCTCGTCCAGGACCTCGGCCGCCCCGGGTACGCACACCTGGGAGTGCCGCCCTCCGGCGCACTGGACGCCGCGGCGTTGCGGCTGGCGAACCGGCTGGCCGGCAACTCCGAGGACGCGGCCGGGGTCGAAACCGTGCTCGGCGGCCTGGAGGTGCGGGCGACGGAATCATGCACGGCGGCGGTGACCGGACCGTCCGTACCGGTCACTGTGGACGGTCGCGAGGTCGGCTCACACGTGCCCGTGCCGCTGCGGGCAGGACAGCGGCTCACCATCGGCACGCCGTCGACCGGGCTGCGCTGCTATCTCGCGGTGTCCGGGGGCCTGGCCGTGGAGCCGGTGCTGGGCAGCCGTTCGCGGGACGTGCTCTCGGGCCTCGGGCCGGTGCCGCTCGAACCGGGCATGACGGTCCCGCTCGGCTCGGCGACGGGGCTGCCTGCCGGAGCCGACGTCGTGCCTCCCGCGTCCGCCCCGGCCGAGCTCGTCGTGCCGGTTCTGCTGGGACCACGGGACGACTGGCTCGCCGACGCCGCGGCCGGGCTCGGCTGCTGGTGGACGGTCACCGCCGAGGTCAATCGCGTCGGCCTCCGCCTCGACGGGCCGCCGCTGCGCCGCGCTCGCACCGGCGAGCTGCCGAGCGAGGGCATCGTGACCGGCGCGATCCAGGTCCCGCCCGACGGTCAGCCGATCGTGTTCCTCGCCGACCATCCGACGACCGGCGGGTATCCGGTGGCGGCGACGGTGAGACGGAAATCACTCGACGCACTCGCCCAGGTCCGTCCCGGAACCTTGCTGCGCTTCCAGCCGTCCTTCCGGGTGTGGAACGGGTAA
- a CDS encoding FABP family protein, translated as MTTSGDEAIAAAEERAASTRERNLPLWDDLPIPNDTANLREGENLNDACLALLPLVGVWRGEGEISYPTIDGPIKFAQQLTVSHDGRPFVVHEARSWLLNEDGSVLRPAARESGFWRPQEDDTLELLLTHSSGVVELFYGKPRNQTSWELGTDAVIRSATAKDVTGARRLYGLINGDLGYVEERAMMGQEMQPHASALLRRVVG; from the coding sequence ATGACCACGAGTGGCGACGAGGCCATCGCGGCGGCCGAGGAACGCGCGGCGAGCACGCGCGAGCGCAACCTGCCGTTGTGGGACGACCTCCCGATTCCGAACGACACGGCCAACCTGCGCGAGGGCGAGAACCTGAACGACGCCTGCCTGGCGCTGCTTCCGCTGGTCGGCGTCTGGCGCGGCGAGGGCGAGATCTCGTACCCGACCATCGACGGGCCGATCAAGTTCGCGCAGCAGCTCACCGTGTCCCACGACGGCCGCCCGTTCGTCGTCCACGAGGCACGTTCGTGGCTGCTGAACGAGGACGGCAGCGTGCTGCGCCCGGCCGCCCGCGAGTCGGGGTTCTGGCGGCCGCAGGAGGACGACACGCTGGAGCTGCTGCTCACCCACAGCTCGGGCGTCGTCGAACTGTTCTACGGCAAACCACGCAACCAGACGTCCTGGGAGCTGGGCACGGACGCGGTCATCCGCTCCGCGACGGCCAAGGACGTCACCGGTGCCCGGCGACTCTACGGCCTGATCAACGGCGACCTCGGCTACGTCGAGGAGCGCGCGATGATGGGCCAGGAGATGCAGCCGCACGCCTCGGCGCTGTTGCGTCGTGTGGTGGGCTGA
- a CDS encoding DUF1416 domain-containing protein codes for MAADDGCGAPVQEATPADFDTNGQVVLAGKVTGTAGPVGGAFVRLLDGGGDFAGEVVSSDDGDFRFYAAAGSWTVRALHRTGNGEASVTAAGPGLHQLAISVA; via the coding sequence ATGGCGGCCGACGACGGCTGCGGCGCTCCGGTCCAGGAGGCGACCCCGGCGGACTTCGACACCAACGGTCAGGTCGTGCTGGCCGGCAAGGTGACCGGCACCGCGGGACCGGTGGGCGGCGCGTTCGTCCGCCTGCTCGACGGCGGCGGCGACTTCGCCGGCGAGGTGGTCTCCTCCGACGACGGCGATTTCCGCTTCTACGCGGCGGCGGGCTCGTGGACGGTGCGCGCGCTGCACCGCACGGGCAACGGCGAAGCCTCAGTCACCGCGGCCGGTCCGGGTCTGCACCAGCTGGCGATTTCGGTCGCCTGA
- a CDS encoding sulfurtransferase, producing the protein MSREDVLVTTQWAEENLDTPGVVFAEVDEDTTAYDTGHIRGAVKLDWRNDLQDKVRRDFVSKEDFEKLLSEKGISNDDRVILYGGNNNWFAAYAYWYFKLYGHQNVQLLDGGRKKWELDGRELNSDEVKRDATQYRAKEPDTSIRAFRDEVVQSIGAKNYVDVRSPDEFAGKLLAPAHLPQEVAQVPGHIPGALNVPWAKVANEDGTFKSEDEIKELYAEAGIDESKATIAYCRIGERSSIAWFALHELLGYSDVKNYDGSWTEYGSLVGVPVELGAK; encoded by the coding sequence ATGAGCCGTGAAGACGTCCTGGTCACCACCCAGTGGGCCGAGGAGAACCTGGACACCCCCGGTGTGGTGTTCGCCGAGGTCGACGAGGACACCACCGCCTACGACACCGGGCACATCCGCGGTGCGGTGAAGCTCGACTGGCGCAACGACCTGCAGGACAAGGTGCGCCGCGACTTCGTCAGCAAGGAGGACTTCGAAAAGCTGCTGTCGGAGAAGGGCATCTCCAACGACGACCGGGTGATCCTCTACGGCGGCAACAACAACTGGTTCGCCGCCTACGCCTACTGGTACTTCAAGCTCTACGGCCACCAGAACGTGCAGCTGCTCGACGGCGGCCGCAAGAAGTGGGAGCTCGACGGCCGTGAGCTGAACTCCGACGAGGTCAAGCGCGACGCCACGCAGTACCGGGCGAAGGAGCCGGACACCTCGATCCGCGCGTTCCGCGACGAGGTCGTGCAGTCCATCGGCGCGAAGAACTACGTGGACGTGCGTTCGCCGGACGAGTTCGCCGGCAAGCTGCTCGCCCCGGCGCACCTTCCGCAGGAGGTCGCGCAGGTGCCCGGCCACATCCCGGGCGCGCTGAACGTGCCGTGGGCGAAGGTGGCCAACGAGGACGGCACCTTCAAGTCCGAGGACGAGATCAAGGAGCTGTACGCCGAGGCGGGCATCGACGAGTCGAAGGCGACCATCGCCTACTGCCGCATCGGTGAGCGCTCGTCGATCGCGTGGTTCGCGCTGCACGAGCTGCTCGGCTACTCCGACGTGAAGAACTACGACGGTTCCTGGACCGAGTACGGCTCGCTGGTCGGCGTGCCGGTCGAGCTGGGAGCGAAGTGA
- a CDS encoding DUF4395 domain-containing protein translates to MSAGPAVDPRGPRFAAIVTTVVLAVVLVTQWWPLLALQTVVFAIGAFIGLKPAPYSVVYRLLVAPRLGPPGEREDAAPLRFAQAVGFVFALIGTIGFVAGVSTLGIVATAFALFAAFLNAAFDFCLGCEMYLLIKRFSPARAS, encoded by the coding sequence ATGTCCGCCGGACCGGCCGTCGACCCGCGTGGTCCCAGGTTCGCCGCGATCGTGACCACGGTGGTGCTCGCCGTGGTGCTCGTGACGCAGTGGTGGCCGCTGCTCGCGCTGCAGACCGTGGTGTTCGCGATCGGCGCTTTCATCGGGCTCAAGCCGGCGCCGTACTCGGTGGTCTACCGGCTGCTCGTCGCGCCGCGGCTGGGCCCGCCGGGTGAGCGCGAGGACGCCGCCCCGCTGCGGTTCGCGCAGGCGGTCGGCTTCGTGTTCGCGTTGATCGGCACGATCGGCTTCGTCGCGGGCGTGAGCACGCTGGGCATCGTGGCGACCGCGTTCGCGTTGTTCGCGGCCTTTCTCAACGCGGCGTTCGACTTCTGCCTCGGCTGCGAGATGTACCTGCTGATCAAGCGTTTCAGCCCGGCCCGGGCCTCGTAG
- a CDS encoding putative leader peptide — MDELPITLLTQRRAVDLCRVRSSLCPRFTGRR, encoded by the coding sequence GTGGACGAGCTGCCCATCACCCTCCTGACGCAGCGCCGCGCGGTGGATCTGTGCCGCGTGCGCAGCAGCTTGTGTCCGCGGTTCACCGGCCGGCGCTGA
- a CDS encoding TlpA family protein disulfide reductase, whose product MVGFWVLLAVLVVALAAGFLLKSRDGRIRPAKRAAHTGAGEDTETPVAASTTADRAGRSAAAHLPAPVAEVLDAGAAVTLVQISTTFCAPCRHTRALLSALADKTPGLRHVDLDVTNQPEVAQALSVLRTPTTLALTPDGRELLRVGGLPKGPELLEALRPHLAATG is encoded by the coding sequence GTGGTCGGATTTTGGGTCCTGCTGGCGGTACTGGTCGTCGCGCTGGCGGCCGGTTTCCTGCTGAAGTCACGCGACGGCCGGATCCGCCCGGCCAAGCGGGCCGCGCATACGGGGGCCGGCGAAGACACGGAGACACCCGTTGCCGCGTCCACCACCGCGGACCGTGCCGGCCGGTCGGCCGCTGCGCACTTGCCCGCTCCCGTCGCCGAGGTGCTCGACGCGGGGGCGGCCGTCACGCTGGTGCAGATCTCCACCACGTTCTGCGCTCCCTGCCGGCACACGCGGGCGCTGCTGTCCGCGCTGGCGGACAAAACCCCGGGGTTGCGGCACGTGGACCTCGACGTCACGAACCAGCCGGAGGTCGCGCAGGCGCTTTCCGTGCTGCGGACCCCGACCACCCTCGCGCTGACCCCGGACGGCCGCGAGCTGCTGCGGGTCGGCGGCCTGCCCAAGGGGCCTGAGCTGCTGGAAGCCCTGCGTCCGCACCTCGCGGCCACCGGCTGA
- a CDS encoding LmeA family phospholipid-binding protein has product MRRWVIALGVVVLVLVGADFGAAAFAEHEISQRARTQLSLSDDPSVDIHGFPFLVEALSGDYSHISVYADGVPVGESLRDVRVSAELEDVTAPLSDIASGKTESVKIGKLTGGVTIKASDIARISPLDKIQNLKIDQSTQSYVKYGDTEEGKQPDPTPTDEAGEPADDTTAGMRISGDVQVAGQKVEIFCFALIQLEGKSISIVPHRLQFGNDQSTTTVPDAVQKALLPNFRATIDTSTLPLSVTPTAVRVDSGSVTIKGKATGVSFADLSVTKTPKG; this is encoded by the coding sequence GTGCGCCGCTGGGTCATCGCCCTCGGCGTGGTGGTGCTCGTACTGGTCGGGGCCGATTTCGGTGCCGCGGCCTTCGCCGAGCACGAGATCTCCCAACGGGCCCGTACGCAGCTGAGCCTGAGCGACGATCCGTCGGTGGACATCCACGGCTTCCCGTTCCTCGTCGAGGCACTCTCCGGTGACTACAGTCACATCTCGGTCTACGCGGACGGCGTGCCGGTCGGCGAGAGCCTGCGTGACGTGCGGGTGAGCGCGGAACTGGAGGACGTCACCGCGCCGCTGTCGGACATCGCCTCCGGGAAGACGGAGTCGGTGAAGATCGGCAAGCTCACCGGCGGGGTCACCATCAAGGCCTCCGACATCGCCCGGATCTCACCGCTGGACAAGATCCAGAACCTGAAGATCGACCAGTCCACCCAGTCCTACGTGAAGTACGGCGACACCGAGGAGGGCAAGCAGCCCGATCCGACGCCGACCGACGAGGCGGGCGAGCCTGCCGACGACACCACCGCCGGAATGCGCATCTCCGGCGACGTGCAGGTGGCCGGGCAGAAGGTGGAGATCTTCTGCTTCGCGCTGATCCAGCTCGAGGGCAAGAGCATCTCGATCGTGCCGCACCGTCTGCAGTTCGGGAATGACCAGTCGACCACGACTGTTCCAGACGCTGTGCAGAAGGCGTTGCTGCCGAACTTCCGCGCCACGATCGACACCAGCACGCTGCCGCTCTCGGTCACCCCGACCGCGGTGCGCGTGGACAGCGGCTCGGTGACGATCAAGGGCAAGGCGACCGGCGTGAGCTTCGCCGACCTGTCGGTCACGAAGACACCGAAGGGGTGA
- a CDS encoding response regulator transcription factor produces MSLDLLVLTAEADATSVLPALDLLPHTVRVRPPEVTALLDAGHRDVILLDARTDLASAKSLCRLLKGAGDDEAGTPVIAVIGEGGLVAVSAEWRADDILLPTAGPAEADARLRLVTTRDGGAGQADTELRVGDLVIDEATYTAKLRRRTLELTYKEFELLKYLAQHAGRVFTRAQLLQEVWGYDFFGGTRTVDVHVRRLRAKLGPEHEQMIGTVRNVGYKFERPAKGAKPVVPAAPAVPADAHELSRR; encoded by the coding sequence ATGAGCCTGGACCTCTTGGTGTTGACTGCGGAAGCTGACGCGACCTCGGTACTCCCCGCTCTCGACCTGCTGCCGCACACGGTACGCGTACGCCCTCCCGAAGTGACCGCCCTGCTCGACGCCGGGCACCGGGACGTGATCCTGCTGGACGCGCGCACTGATCTGGCGTCGGCGAAAAGCCTCTGCCGGCTGCTGAAGGGCGCCGGAGACGACGAGGCCGGCACTCCGGTGATCGCCGTCATCGGGGAGGGCGGCCTGGTGGCGGTCAGCGCGGAATGGCGCGCCGACGACATCCTGCTCCCGACCGCGGGCCCGGCCGAGGCCGACGCGCGGCTGCGGCTGGTCACCACCCGCGACGGTGGCGCCGGGCAGGCGGACACCGAACTGCGCGTCGGTGACCTGGTGATCGACGAGGCCACCTACACCGCGAAGCTGCGCCGCCGCACGCTCGAGCTGACCTACAAGGAGTTCGAGCTGCTGAAGTACCTGGCGCAGCACGCGGGCCGGGTCTTCACCCGCGCCCAGCTGCTGCAGGAGGTCTGGGGTTACGACTTCTTCGGCGGCACCCGCACGGTGGACGTGCACGTCCGGCGCCTGCGCGCGAAACTCGGCCCCGAGCACGAGCAGATGATCGGCACCGTCCGCAACGTCGGCTACAAGTTCGAGCGGCCGGCCAAGGGGGCGAAGCCCGTCGTCCCCGCAGCTCCCGCCGTGCCTGCCGACGCACACGAGCTTTCGCGCCGCTGA
- the mshD gene encoding mycothiol synthase has translation MIELSDWTTEPFLDEVREVLRAAEAQDGRPEVDPAGPLPREFAGGWHLLARRDGVPAGYLHLDVDGDAHGRQVAELVVRPGHRRHGVGAALTRALVERAAAGFRVWAHGDHPGAAALAAKLGLGRQRELLVLHVDADSATWPEPVLRNDIRLRTFVPAQDEEAVIAVNARAFDWHPEQGALTVAELRDEERQAWFDPAGFFLAEDDRQRVTGFHWTKVHDPVAGRFGGEPVGEVYVVGVDPATQGGGLGKALTLAGLRYLRSRGLRQVILYVEGDNAAALAVYEKLGFTRFETDVQYGQ, from the coding sequence GTGATCGAACTGAGCGACTGGACCACGGAACCCTTCCTCGACGAGGTTCGCGAGGTGCTGCGGGCCGCCGAGGCGCAGGACGGTCGTCCGGAGGTCGATCCGGCCGGTCCGTTGCCGCGTGAGTTCGCCGGCGGATGGCACCTGCTCGCCCGCCGCGACGGAGTCCCGGCCGGCTATCTGCACCTGGACGTCGACGGTGATGCGCACGGTCGTCAGGTCGCGGAACTCGTGGTGCGCCCCGGACATCGCCGCCACGGTGTGGGTGCCGCACTCACGCGGGCTCTCGTCGAACGCGCCGCGGCCGGGTTCCGGGTGTGGGCACACGGTGACCATCCCGGCGCGGCCGCCCTCGCCGCGAAGCTGGGGCTCGGCCGGCAGCGTGAGCTCTTGGTCCTGCACGTCGACGCGGACTCCGCGACCTGGCCGGAACCGGTGCTGCGCAACGATATCCGGCTGCGCACGTTCGTGCCCGCGCAGGACGAGGAAGCAGTGATCGCGGTCAACGCGCGCGCTTTCGACTGGCATCCTGAGCAGGGCGCGCTCACCGTCGCCGAACTGCGGGACGAGGAGCGGCAGGCGTGGTTCGACCCGGCGGGCTTCTTCCTGGCCGAGGACGATCGGCAGCGCGTCACCGGTTTCCACTGGACCAAGGTGCACGATCCGGTGGCCGGCCGGTTCGGTGGCGAGCCGGTCGGTGAGGTGTACGTCGTCGGGGTCGATCCGGCCACGCAGGGTGGCGGACTCGGGAAGGCACTGACGCTCGCCGGACTGCGTTACCTCCGGTCCAGGGGGCTACGGCAAGTGATCCTTTACGTCGAGGGCGACAACGCCGCGGCGCTCGCGGTGTACGAGAAGCTCGGGTTCACCCGTTTCGAGACCGACGTTCAGTACGGTCAGTGA
- the pstS gene encoding phosphate ABC transporter substrate-binding protein PstS codes for MKIMRPLGAVGVVASAALVLAACGSDPAASNTNAAASGAPAATGTAQVDCGGKSPLSGEGSTAQNNAIEIFKQQYGKKCDGQQVNYTASGSGAGVKQFNANQVDFGGSDSPVTETDLEAATKRCASPAWNIPLVVGPVAVGYHLSGVDKLTLTPTVIAKIFNGGITKWNDPAIKAVKGNESLNLPDKPIQVVSRSDESGTTDNFQKYLSAAAKDAWTQGAGKKFNGGVGNGAQGSNGVASTVKGADGSITYVEGAFAKDGVTPALIDSGSGGVALSSENVAKSLDSAKFLNEGTNDLALDLDGIYSSNVAGAYPLLLTTYEIVCSKYSNPDVAKAVKAFLTVSATQGQQPLSAKGYVPIPQSLQDKVLTAVKAIS; via the coding sequence GTGAAGATCATGCGGCCCCTGGGTGCCGTCGGCGTGGTGGCGAGTGCCGCTCTGGTGCTCGCCGCCTGTGGCTCCGACCCCGCCGCCTCGAACACCAACGCGGCAGCCTCGGGCGCGCCGGCCGCCACCGGTACCGCGCAGGTCGACTGCGGTGGCAAGAGCCCGCTGTCCGGTGAAGGCTCGACGGCGCAGAACAACGCCATCGAAATCTTCAAGCAGCAGTACGGCAAGAAGTGCGACGGCCAGCAGGTCAACTACACCGCGAGCGGTTCCGGCGCCGGGGTCAAGCAGTTCAACGCCAACCAGGTCGACTTCGGCGGTTCGGACTCCCCGGTCACCGAGACCGACCTCGAAGCGGCGACCAAACGCTGTGCCTCCCCCGCCTGGAACATCCCGCTGGTGGTCGGCCCGGTCGCGGTCGGCTACCACCTGTCCGGGGTCGACAAGCTGACGCTGACCCCGACCGTGATCGCGAAGATCTTCAACGGTGGCATCACGAAGTGGAACGACCCGGCGATCAAGGCGGTCAAGGGCAACGAGAGCCTGAACCTGCCGGACAAGCCGATCCAGGTCGTCTCCCGCTCCGACGAGTCGGGCACCACGGACAACTTCCAGAAGTACCTGTCCGCGGCCGCCAAGGACGCGTGGACCCAGGGCGCGGGCAAGAAGTTCAACGGTGGCGTGGGCAACGGCGCGCAGGGCTCGAACGGCGTGGCCAGCACGGTCAAGGGTGCCGACGGCTCGATCACCTACGTGGAGGGCGCGTTCGCCAAGGACGGCGTCACCCCGGCGCTGATCGACAGCGGTTCCGGCGGCGTCGCGCTGTCCTCGGAGAACGTGGCGAAGTCGCTGGACTCGGCGAAGTTCCTGAACGAGGGCACGAACGACCTGGCGCTCGACCTCGACGGGATCTACTCGAGCAATGTGGCAGGCGCCTACCCGCTGCTGCTGACGACCTACGAGATCGTCTGCTCGAAGTACTCGAACCCGGATGTCGCCAAGGCCGTCAAGGCCTTCCTGACGGTGTCCGCGACCCAGGGGCAGCAGCCGCTGTCGGCCAAGGGGTACGTGCCGATCCCGCAGAGCCTGCAGGACAAGGTGCTGACCGCGGTCAAGGCGATCTCCTGA
- the pstC gene encoding phosphate ABC transporter permease subunit PstC, which yields MRAGDRIFQNLTTGSGIFVVALIGLIGIFLVIQAIPALRANHANFLFNHGWSTNDPTNMAFGIADLAEVTVATSVVALIIAMPISLGIALFLTQYAPSRLARPFAYVVDLLAAVPSIIFGLWGILVFAPAIEPFSQWINETFAWFPLLAPGNVEPNVRGTIFTAGIVLAVMILPIITSLSREVFQRTPTTHIEGALALGATRWEVIRTTVLPFGKAGYIGASMLGLGRALGETIALAVILLIPQGRNFDWSLFDGGATFASKIAQNYSEFNNPTSAGAYIAAGLVLFVLTFLVNFAARSIIAKKGD from the coding sequence GTGCGGGCCGGTGACCGCATCTTCCAGAACCTGACCACCGGGTCCGGCATCTTCGTCGTCGCGCTGATCGGCCTGATCGGGATCTTCCTGGTCATCCAGGCCATTCCGGCGCTGCGCGCGAACCACGCGAACTTCCTGTTCAACCACGGCTGGTCGACCAACGACCCGACGAACATGGCGTTCGGCATCGCGGACCTCGCCGAGGTCACCGTCGCGACCTCGGTGGTGGCGCTGATCATCGCGATGCCGATCTCGCTCGGCATCGCGCTCTTCCTGACCCAGTACGCGCCGTCCCGGCTGGCCCGGCCGTTCGCCTACGTGGTGGACCTGCTCGCCGCGGTGCCCTCGATCATCTTCGGTCTCTGGGGCATTCTCGTGTTCGCCCCGGCGATCGAGCCGTTCTCCCAGTGGATCAACGAAACCTTCGCGTGGTTCCCGCTGTTGGCGCCCGGCAACGTCGAGCCGAACGTGCGCGGCACGATCTTCACCGCGGGCATCGTGCTGGCGGTGATGATCCTTCCGATCATCACCTCGCTCTCGCGCGAGGTGTTCCAGCGGACGCCGACCACGCACATCGAGGGCGCGCTGGCGCTCGGCGCCACGCGCTGGGAGGTCATCCGCACCACGGTGCTGCCCTTCGGCAAGGCGGGCTACATCGGCGCGTCGATGCTCGGCCTCGGCCGCGCACTCGGCGAAACCATTGCGCTGGCGGTGATCCTGCTGATCCCGCAGGGGCGCAACTTCGACTGGAGCCTGTTCGACGGCGGCGCGACGTTCGCTTCGAAGATCGCCCAGAACTACAGTGAGTTCAACAATCCCACCTCGGCCGGTGCCTACATCGCGGCCGGTCTCGTGCTGTTCGTGCTGACGTTCCTGGTCAACTTCGCCGCCCGGTCGATCATCGCGAAGAAGGGGGACTGA
- the pstA gene encoding phosphate ABC transporter permease PstA, whose amino-acid sequence MSTTLERPAVTPAFQQVSTSRKLKNGFATVLVWLSFLIAVVPLVWVLYTVIANGIKRLPYTNWWSEDFGSVLPDEVGGGVLHAVIGTLLQGLVCAVIAVPIGMLVAIYLVEYGRGKLARLTTFMVDILSGVPSIVAALFIYALWITTLGLPRSGFAVSLALVLLMIPVVVRSAEEMLRIVPDDLREASYALGVPKWKTIMKIVLPTALSGIIGGIMMALARVMGETAPLLVLVGYSAYTNWNIFDGEQAALPLVMNNERATNSMDPGSVGFDRIWGAALTLVLIIALINLLATVFSRLVAPKKK is encoded by the coding sequence ATGTCGACCACGCTCGAACGGCCCGCGGTCACACCCGCCTTCCAGCAGGTCAGCACGAGCCGCAAACTCAAGAACGGCTTCGCGACCGTGCTCGTGTGGCTGTCCTTCCTGATCGCGGTGGTCCCACTGGTGTGGGTGCTGTACACGGTGATCGCGAACGGCATCAAGCGCCTGCCCTACACCAACTGGTGGAGCGAGGACTTCGGTTCGGTGCTGCCGGACGAGGTCGGCGGCGGGGTGCTGCACGCGGTCATCGGAACCCTGCTGCAGGGCCTGGTGTGCGCGGTGATCGCGGTACCGATCGGCATGCTGGTGGCGATCTACCTCGTGGAGTACGGCCGGGGCAAACTCGCCCGGCTCACCACGTTCATGGTGGACATCCTCTCCGGCGTTCCGTCCATTGTGGCCGCTCTGTTCATCTACGCGCTGTGGATCACCACGCTCGGCCTGCCGCGCAGCGGCTTCGCCGTGTCGCTGGCGCTGGTGCTGCTGATGATCCCGGTGGTCGTGCGGTCGGCGGAGGAAATGCTGCGGATCGTGCCGGACGATCTGCGGGAGGCCTCCTACGCGCTGGGCGTGCCGAAGTGGAAGACGATCATGAAGATCGTGCTGCCCACCGCGTTGTCCGGCATCATCGGCGGCATCATGATGGCGCTCGCCAGGGTGATGGGCGAGACCGCGCCACTGCTGGTGCTCGTGGGCTACTCCGCCTACACGAACTGGAACATCTTCGACGGCGAGCAGGCCGCGCTTCCGTTGGTGATGAACAACGAACGCGCCACCAACTCGATGGACCCCGGCAGCGTCGGCTTCGACCGGATCTGGGGCGCGGCGCTCACGCTGGTGCTCATCATCGCGTTGATCAACCTGCTCGCCACGGTCTTTTCCCGCCTCGTCGCCCCGAAGAAGAAGTGA